In the Chroococcidiopsis sp. SAG 2025 genome, one interval contains:
- a CDS encoding glycosyltransferase produces the protein MRILTVHNYYQQPGGEEQIFATESALLETRGHQVHRYTIHNERVEGMNPLTLAKKTIWNNDVYRDLRAIVRQERPEVAHFHNTFPLISPAAYHAMKDEGVPVVQTLHNYRLLCPNALFFRDGKICEDCLGKCGSIPGIVRGCYRDSQTASGVVAAMVNLHSMMCTWTKTVNVFVAYSHFALQKFVQGGLPEKKILFKTNFLHPAPAPGTGRGGYAIFVGRLSPEKGLGTLLAAWEQLGGKIPLKIVGDGPLAPQVVEATKRLPGVEWLGRRPLEEVYELMGEAALLIFPSEWYETFGRVAIEAFAKGTPVVASAIGAIAELVTPGQTGLHFLPGNTQDLVEQVEWALSHPEELMQMRQAARAEFEAKYTAEENYRRMMEIYTLAPHA, from the coding sequence ATGCGTATTCTCACAGTTCATAACTATTACCAACAACCAGGTGGTGAAGAACAAATCTTTGCTACCGAATCGGCTCTTTTAGAAACACGCGGTCATCAAGTACATCGCTACACGATTCATAACGAGCGCGTTGAGGGAATGAATCCTCTGACTCTGGCGAAAAAAACAATCTGGAATAACGATGTATACCGCGACCTACGGGCGATCGTCCGCCAGGAACGACCGGAGGTTGCTCATTTCCACAACACTTTTCCTCTGATTTCCCCAGCCGCGTATCACGCCATGAAAGATGAGGGTGTACCAGTTGTCCAAACTTTGCACAACTATCGTCTCTTATGTCCCAATGCTCTGTTTTTTCGTGATGGCAAGATCTGCGAAGACTGTTTGGGAAAATGCGGTTCTATACCTGGCATCGTTCGCGGTTGCTACCGAGATAGTCAAACAGCGAGTGGAGTTGTAGCAGCAATGGTGAACTTACACTCAATGATGTGTACTTGGACAAAAACAGTAAACGTATTCGTAGCGTATAGCCATTTCGCTTTGCAGAAATTCGTTCAAGGTGGCTTACCGGAGAAAAAGATTCTATTTAAAACTAATTTTCTACATCCCGCTCCCGCACCAGGAACAGGACGTGGTGGATACGCCATTTTTGTCGGGCGGCTTTCGCCAGAAAAAGGTTTAGGGACGCTACTAGCTGCTTGGGAACAATTGGGCGGAAAAATCCCTTTGAAAATTGTTGGCGATGGACCGTTAGCACCTCAAGTTGTTGAGGCAACAAAGCGCCTGCCAGGAGTAGAGTGGCTAGGACGCAGACCGTTGGAAGAAGTCTACGAGTTAATGGGAGAAGCTGCCTTGCTGATTTTTCCTTCTGAATGGTACGAGACTTTTGGCAGAGTTGCGATCGAGGCTTTTGCCAAGGGAACTCCTGTAGTAGCTTCAGCAATTGGTGCGATCGCCGAGTTAGTTACGCCTGGGCAAACCGGACTTCATTTTCTTCCAGGTAACACCCAAGACCTTGTCGAGCAGGTAGAGTGGGCTTTATCACATCCAGAAGAACTGATGCAGATGCGCCAAGCAGCTAGAGCTGAATTTGAGGCTAAGTATACTGCGGAGGAAAACTATCGCCGCATGATGGAAATTTATACATTAGCTCCTCATGCCTAA
- a CDS encoding glycosyltransferase family 4 protein — translation MKILLSAYACEPGRGTELGVGWNTVREVAKYHQVWVLTRPDDGREAIEAELARHPVPNLYFIYFTLPIWGSGWKWGNGAFQIHYYLWQIQAYFVARQLHRQIGFDLIQHVTFVKYSSPSFLSLLPVPFIWGPVGGGETAPKVFWQDFSWRGKVYEILRDFSRRLGELDPFARLTARRSVLAWATTEDTARKLSQMGAKNVEVLSQVALLPEEIARLSQSYISSDRPVRFISIGRLLHWKGFHLGLRAFAQADLPSDTEYWILGDGPERKRLQILAQKLGIISQIKFYPEMPRDRIWQMMADARALVHPSLHESGGFVCLEAMAAGRPVVCLDLGGPAVQVTEATGFKVTAIEPQQAVTGIADAMTRLANDAELSAELGKAGQKRANELFNWANKGQQLVQCYDNIFNQ, via the coding sequence ATGAAGATTCTATTGTCTGCCTATGCCTGCGAACCAGGTCGAGGAACTGAACTCGGCGTGGGCTGGAACACAGTTCGAGAGGTTGCCAAATACCATCAAGTTTGGGTACTAACTCGACCTGATGACGGTCGCGAGGCAATTGAGGCAGAGCTAGCCCGTCATCCAGTCCCCAACCTGTATTTTATCTATTTCACCTTGCCCATCTGGGGTAGCGGTTGGAAGTGGGGTAATGGAGCTTTCCAAATTCACTACTATCTCTGGCAGATTCAAGCTTATTTTGTTGCCCGTCAACTCCATCGTCAAATTGGCTTCGACTTAATTCAGCACGTCACTTTTGTTAAATACTCTAGTCCTAGTTTCCTCTCTCTGCTGCCAGTTCCCTTCATCTGGGGTCCAGTAGGCGGCGGCGAAACTGCACCAAAGGTTTTTTGGCAAGACTTCAGCTGGAGAGGCAAAGTCTACGAAATACTGCGTGACTTCTCTCGTCGTTTAGGAGAACTCGATCCGTTTGCTCGCCTGACAGCCAGGCGCTCTGTCTTAGCTTGGGCAACTACTGAGGATACAGCACGGAAACTCTCTCAAATGGGAGCGAAAAACGTCGAAGTGCTTTCCCAAGTCGCTTTACTCCCAGAAGAGATCGCTCGTCTGAGTCAGAGTTACATTTCTAGCGATCGCCCAGTCAGGTTTATTTCTATTGGTAGATTGCTGCATTGGAAGGGTTTTCACCTGGGACTACGTGCCTTTGCTCAAGCAGATTTACCCTCTGATACCGAATATTGGATTCTGGGAGACGGACCCGAACGGAAACGGCTACAAATTCTCGCCCAAAAGTTAGGGATTATCTCTCAAATCAAGTTTTACCCTGAGATGCCCCGCGATCGCATCTGGCAAATGATGGCAGATGCACGAGCATTGGTTCATCCTAGTTTGCACGAATCTGGAGGATTTGTCTGCTTAGAAGCAATGGCAGCAGGTCGTCCGGTTGTCTGTCTCGATTTAGGTGGACCAGCGGTTCAGGTCACCGAGGCAACAGGTTTTAAAGTCACCGCAATCGAACCTCAGCAAGCTGTCACAGGTATTGCTGATGCTATGACTCGTCTTGCAAACGATGCTGAACTGAGTGCCGAATTGGGCAAGGCAGGACAGAAGAGGGCAAACGAGCTGTTCAACTGGGCAAATAAGGGTCAGCAATTAGTGCAGTGCTACGACAACATTTTCAATCAATAG